A part of Zonotrichia leucophrys gambelii isolate GWCS_2022_RI chromosome 7, RI_Zleu_2.0, whole genome shotgun sequence genomic DNA contains:
- the TWIST2 gene encoding twist-related protein 2, with protein sequence MEESSSSPVSPVDSLGTSEEELERQPKRFGRKRRYSKKSSEDGSPNPGKRGKKSSPSSQSYEELQSQRILANVRERQRTQSLNEAFAALRKIIPTLPSDKLSKIQTLKLAARYIDFLYQVLQSDEMDSKMTSCSYVAHERLSYAFSVWRMEGAWSMSASH encoded by the coding sequence ATGGAAGAAAGCTCCAGTTCTCCTGTTTCCCCTGTGGATAGCTTGGGGACCAGTGAAGAGGAGCTGGAAAGGCAGCCAAAGAGATTTGGCAGGAAGAGAAGATACAGTAAGAAGTCCAGCGAAGATGGCAGCCCCAACCcagggaagagggggaaaaagtccAGTCCCAGCTCCCAATCTTACGAAGAACTGCAGAGCCAGAGGATCCTGGCCAACGTCAGAGAGCGGCAGAGGACTCAGTCGCTCAACGAAGCTTTTGCCGCCCTGAGGAAAATCATCCCCACGCTGCCCTCTGACAAACTGAGTAAAATCCAGACGCTCAAGCTGGCGGCTCGGTACATAGACTTCCTCTACCAGGTGCTACAGAGCGACGAGATGGACAGTAAGATGACGAGCTGCAGTTACGTGGCTCACGAGAGGCTCAGTTATGCCTTCTCCGTGTGGAGGATGGAGGGAGCGTGGTCCATGTCGGCCTCCCACTAG